In the genome of Grus americana isolate bGruAme1 chromosome 16, bGruAme1.mat, whole genome shotgun sequence, one region contains:
- the GOLGA3 gene encoding golgin subfamily A member 3 isoform X2, which produces MDSSSVQEDVHLENRSGNGAPGSSEELLDCKAKSDLPVTTDEINATSINISEVPNEEESLEINSKVDACQNGPESLFPDSPVSFDPTSSAQGQESSPGSVESSLPLEKEEQIRLQARRWLEEQLKQYRVKRHQERSIQFTSKNRPSSTLDPELMLNPEILPRASTVAMTKEYSFLPTSVPRGPKLGSLRLPASSKERSSSKCKPSMIRSLADYRTEDSGSGNATGNLVATDLSGGILKHSRSGPASVVSEISLPSDMDDRIENSSLAGDSVSELDGSEVGMRLDGNESDSSTYSSVSGRGLYNSLQNAEGKQGIPYTVNGQKIHPDAMGQFPSISEVLQAAAVEHQAHEQEVNGEVRSRRDSISSSVSMESSVAGTHDEMLQVLKEKMRLEGQLEALSLEANQALKEKTELQAQLAALNMKLQAQMEHSQNSQQKQESLSSEVATLKQSCWDLERAMADLQNTLEAKNASLASSNNDLQLAEEQYQRLLLKVEDMQKNVLTRDSTVHDLRQQLASLQNQLQKVQLERTTLTNRLKASETEITSLQNVRQWYQQQLVLAQEARVRLQSEMANIQAGQMTQAGMLEHLKLENVALSQQLTETQHRSIKEKERIAAQLQNIEADMLDQEAAFMQIQEAKTMVEEDLQRKLEEFEDEKEQLQKMADSAATLEQELEQVKLTLHQRDLQLESLQQEHLDLMKQFTLTQETLHTKEQSLDDLQTQYDELKAKLEEFQSDATSKDDMIQYLQNEKIVLEVALQAAKASKEQLDEGAMRLGEDTEVASEILEQLRQEMAIKSSQVENLQQENANLKKQFQKVKEQFLQQKVMVEAYRRDASSKDQLISELKATKKSLDSEVKELKRELLKIQVEKQSLESEHSKLQKEVSQVHQQMVEIENHLQSVQKERDDMETRLQSLQFDKEQMTSLAEANQALKQQVEQMQEEAKKAITEQKQKMKRLGSDLTSAQKEMKAKHKAYENAVSILSRRLQESLAAKESAEAELSKLKAQITDGGNNQIAQERIQALETELQAVSSSKLMLEKELQEVISLTSQELEEYREKVLELEDELQESRGFKRKIKRLEEINKKLALELEHERGKLTGLSQSNAALREHNNILETALAKREADLVQLNLQVQAVLKRKEEEDRQMQQLIQALQASLEKEKSKVKDLKKQEAAAKADAAHNRRHYKAAVLELTEIKKELHAKELLVQALQVEVDKLQVEDEKHSQEVSQFQQELAEARSQLQLLQKKLDDKLSEQPVVSQEVEDLKWEVEQKEREIETLKQQLDMSEQRSHKELEGIQVVLQNIKTELEMAREDLSVTQKDKFMLQAKVTELKNSMKSLLQQNQQLKLDLKHGKMKKRKELKGENNSSNPVTPVKIPDCPVPAALLEELLKPSTAVSKEPLKNLNSCLRQLKQEMDSLQRQMEEHTITVHESMSSWTQIEGQLMDLTSTSPATASDQQEIPIIDEKKQNCSVSDKEALAL; this is translated from the exons ATGGACTCGTCATCTGTCCAGGAGGACGTTCACCTGGAGAACAGAAGCGGTAATGGGGCCCCTGGAAGCTCTGAAGAACTTCTAGATTGTAAAGCCAAGTCAGATTTGCCAGTAACAACAGATGAAATTAACG ctACCAGTATTAACATCAGCGAAGTGCCAAATGAAGAGGAAAGTCTGGAGATAAACAGCAAAGTGGACGCCTGCCAGAATGGGCCAGAGTCGCTTTTCCCTGACTCTCCTGTTTCTTTTGACCCCACCAGCAGTGCACAGGGTCAAGAGTCGTCCCCAG GCTCAGTAGAGTCTTCACTCCCAttggagaaggaagaacaaaTAAGACTTCAAGCAAGACGATGGCTAGAGGAGCAGCTCAAACAATATAGAGTGAAGAGACATCAAGAAAGA TCTATTCAGTTTACATCCAAAAACCGGCCCTCCAGCACCCTAGATCCTGAGCTGATGTTAAATCCAGAAATCTTGCCAAGAGCTAGCACTGTAGCAATGACAAAAGAATACTCCTTTTTGCCGACCAGTGTCCCCAGGGGGCCAAAACTGGGTAGCCTGAGACTTCCAGCATCCTCAAAAGAAAGAAGTAGTTCAAAATGTAAGCCCAGTATGATCCGATCCTTGGCTGACTACAGAACTGAAGATTCAGGCTCTGGAAACGCTACTGGCAATCTTGTGGCTACTGATTTATCTGGTGGGATTCTGAAGCATAGCAGAAGCGGTCCAGCATCAGTTGTTTCTGAGATTAGTCTACCCTCTGACATGGATGATCGAATAGAGAATTCCTCTTTAGCAGGAGATAGTGTTTCAGAGCTTGATGGGAGTGAAGTGGGAATGAGGCTGGATGGAAATGAGAGTGACAGCTCTACCTACAGCAGCGTGTCAGGAAGAGGGCTGTATAACAGTTTACAGAATGCAGAAGGCAAACAGGGTATTCCGTATACAGTAAACGGTCAGAAGATACATCCTGATGCAATGGGGCAATTTCCTTCTATCAGTGAGGTGCTACAGGCTGCAGCAGTGGAGCATCAAGCCCATGAGCAAGAAGTTAATGGGGAAGTACGGAGTAGGAGAGACAGTATTTCTAGCAG tgtttctatGGAAAGCTCTGTCGCAGGAACTCATGACGAAATGTTGCAGGTTTTGAAGGAGAAGATGAGACTTGAAGGGCAGCTAGAAGCACTCTCACTAGAAGCTAATCAG GCTCTCAAAGAGAAGACTGAGCTACAAGCCCAACTCGCGGCTTTGAACATGAAGCTTCAGGCGCAGATGGAGCACAGCCAAAAcagccagcagaagcaggaatCTCTGAGCTCAGAAGTGGCCACATTAAAGCAGTCTTGCTGGGATCTGGAACGAGCAATGGCTGACCTGCAAAATACCTTGGAAGCAAAGAATGCTAGTTTGGCTTCTTCAAATAATGATTTGCAGTTAGCAGAGGAGCAGTACCAAAGACTCCTGCTGAAAGTTGAAGACATGCAAAAAAATGTTCTCACCAGAGACAGCACAG tTCATGATCTTCGACAGCAGTTGGCTTCCTTACAGAACCAGCTTCAGAAGGTGCAGTTGGAACGGACCACACTGACCAATAGGCTAAAGGcatctgaaacagaaatcacATCACTCCAAAATGTGCGGCAGTGGTACCAGCAGCAGCTTGTACTAGCACAGGAGGCCCGTGTCAGGCTGCAGAGTGAGATGGCCAATATACAG gCTGGGCAAATGACCCAAGCAGGTATGTTGGAGCATCTCAAACTAGAGAATGTGGCACTGTCTCAGCAGCTAACTGAAACCCAGCACAGATCCATTAAAGAAAAGGAACGTAttgcagcacagctgcaaaATATTGAG GCTGACATGTTAGATCAAGAAGCTGCCTTCATGCAGATCCAGGAGGCTAAAACTATGGTGGAAGAAGACTTGCAGAGAAAACTAGAGGAGTTTGAGGATGAGAAAGAACAGCTTCAGAAAATGGCTGATTCTGCAGCAACATTGGAGCAAGAATTGGAACAG GTCAAGTTGACTTTGCATCAGCGAGATCTGCAGCTTGAATCTTTACAGCAAGAACACCTAGACCTAATGAAGCAATTCACTCTGACCCAAGAAACATTGCACACCAAAGAGCAGTCCCTGGATGACCTGCAAACACAGTATGATGAACTTAAGGCCAAATTAGAAGAATTCCAAAGTGATGCCACTTCTAAAGATGACATGATCCAGTATTTGCAGAACGAGAAGATTGTCTTGGAAgtagctctgcaggcagcaaaagcaagcaaagagCAACTTGACGAAGGAGCAATGCGCCTTGGAGAAGATACAGAAGTAGCATCAGAAATCTTGGAACAACTGAGGCAAGAAATGGCAATCAAGTCAAGCCAG GTAGAAAATCTGCAACAAGAAAATGCCAACCTTaaaaaacagtttcaaaaaGTGAAGGAACAGTTCCTGCAGcagaag GTAATGGTGGAAGCTTATCGAAGAGATGCAAGTTCTAAGGACCAGCTGATTAGCGAACTGAAAGCTACAAAGAAGAGTCTGGACTCAGAAGTGAAAGAGTTAAAACGAGAGCTACTGAAAATTCAAGTTGAAAAACAGTCACTCGAATCTGAACATTCAAAACTACAGAAGGAAGTATCTCAGGTTCACCAACAGATGGTGGAAATAGAAAATCATCTTCAGTCAGTACAGAAAGAACGAGACGATATGGAAACACGCCTACAG TCTTTGCAGTTCGATAAGGAACAAATGACATCTCTTGCTGAGGCAAATCAGGCATTAAAACAACAAGTAGAACAAATGCAAGAAGAAGCAAAAAA GGCCATTActgagcagaaacagaaaatgaagcgTCTAGGGTCAGATCTGACGAGTGCTCAGAAagagatgaaagcaaaacataaagCCTATGAGAATGCAGTCAGCATTCTTAGTCGTCGTTTACAGGAATCTCTTGCTGCAAAGGAATCTGCTGAAGCAGAGTTGAGCAAACTAAAAGCACAAATCACTGATGGTGGAAACAACCAGATTGCTCAA GAAAGGATTCAAGCTCTGGAGACAGAATTGCAAGCTGTTAGCAGCAGTAAGTTGATGCTGGAAAAAGAGTTGCAAGAAGTGATTTCACTTACCAGCCAGGAGCTTGAAGAATACCGAGAGAAAGTGCTGGAACTTGAGGATGAG CTTCAGGAATCTAGAGGCTTCAAGAGGAAGATAAAACGtttagaagaaattaataaGAAGTTGGCCCTTGAACTGGAGCATGAACGTGGAAAACTTACTGGTCTTAGTCAGTCCAACGCCGCTTTGCGGGAGCACAACAATATCCTAGAAACAGCATTAGCAAAAAGAGAGGCAGACTTGGTACAACTGAATCTACAG GTTCAGGCAGTCCTAAAAcggaaagaggaagaggatcGGCAAATGCAACAACTTATTCAAGCTTTACAGGCTTccttagagaaagaaaagtcaaaagTTAAAGACCTTAAGAAGCAG gaagcagcagccaaagCGGATGCAGCACATAACCGCCGTCATTATAAAGCTGCTGTGCTTGAGCTCACTGAAATCAAGAAAGAGCTACATGCCAAAGAACTGCTTGTCCAAGCCCTTCAGGTTGAAGTGGACAAACTGCA AGTAGAGGATGAAAAACATTCCCAGGAGGTATCACAGTTTCAGCAAGAGCTGGCAGAAGCCAGGTCTCAGCTCcaacttctgcagaaaaagctgGATGACAAGCTTAGTGAACAGCCTGTAGTAAGCCAAGAG GTGGAAGACCTCAAGTGGGAAgtagaacaaaaagaaagagaaattgaaaCACTTAAGCAGCAGTTGGATATGAGTGAACAGCGCAGCCACAAGGAGTTAGAAGGGATACAAGTTGTCTTGCAG AATATCAAGACTGAATTGGAAATGGCGAGGGAAGACCTGTCAGTGACTCAGAAGGATAAGTTTATGCTGCAGGCTAAAGTGACTGAACTGAAGAACAGCATGAAGTCGCTACTGCAGCAGAACCAGCAACTGAAGTTGGACCTGAAGCATGGCAAGATGAAGAAG AGGAAGGAACTGAAAGGAGAGAATAACTCTTCAAATCCTGTGACTCCCGTCAAGATTCCTGATTGTCCAGTGCCTGCTGCCTTGCTGGAAGAACTGTTGAAACCATCGACAGCTGTGAGCAAGGAGCctttaaaaaatctgaacagcTGTCTCCGGCAATTAAA GCAAGAAATGGACAGCCTTCAGCGTCAGATGGAAGAACACACCATTACAGTACATGAATCAATGTCTTCGTGGACTCAGATTGAGGGGCAGCTAATGGACCTTACTTCTACCAGTCCTGCAACTGCATCAGACCAGCAGGAGATTCCTATTAtagatgaaaagaaacagaattgtAGTGTTAGTGACAAGGAAGCTTTGGCACTATAA
- the GOLGA3 gene encoding golgin subfamily A member 3 isoform X1, which yields MDSSSVQEDVHLENRSGNGAPGSSEELLDCKAKSDLPVTTDEINATSINISEVPNEEESLEINSKVDACQNGPESLFPDSPVSFDPTSSAQGQESSPGVTGFHGSLRRSQGTSAEGIVLRKEALQSLKLSLPMQETELCSVESSLPLEKEEQIRLQARRWLEEQLKQYRVKRHQERSIQFTSKNRPSSTLDPELMLNPEILPRASTVAMTKEYSFLPTSVPRGPKLGSLRLPASSKERSSSKCKPSMIRSLADYRTEDSGSGNATGNLVATDLSGGILKHSRSGPASVVSEISLPSDMDDRIENSSLAGDSVSELDGSEVGMRLDGNESDSSTYSSVSGRGLYNSLQNAEGKQGIPYTVNGQKIHPDAMGQFPSISEVLQAAAVEHQAHEQEVNGEVRSRRDSISSSVSMESSVAGTHDEMLQVLKEKMRLEGQLEALSLEANQALKEKTELQAQLAALNMKLQAQMEHSQNSQQKQESLSSEVATLKQSCWDLERAMADLQNTLEAKNASLASSNNDLQLAEEQYQRLLLKVEDMQKNVLTRDSTVHDLRQQLASLQNQLQKVQLERTTLTNRLKASETEITSLQNVRQWYQQQLVLAQEARVRLQSEMANIQAGQMTQAGMLEHLKLENVALSQQLTETQHRSIKEKERIAAQLQNIEADMLDQEAAFMQIQEAKTMVEEDLQRKLEEFEDEKEQLQKMADSAATLEQELEQVKLTLHQRDLQLESLQQEHLDLMKQFTLTQETLHTKEQSLDDLQTQYDELKAKLEEFQSDATSKDDMIQYLQNEKIVLEVALQAAKASKEQLDEGAMRLGEDTEVASEILEQLRQEMAIKSSQVENLQQENANLKKQFQKVKEQFLQQKVMVEAYRRDASSKDQLISELKATKKSLDSEVKELKRELLKIQVEKQSLESEHSKLQKEVSQVHQQMVEIENHLQSVQKERDDMETRLQSLQFDKEQMTSLAEANQALKQQVEQMQEEAKKAITEQKQKMKRLGSDLTSAQKEMKAKHKAYENAVSILSRRLQESLAAKESAEAELSKLKAQITDGGNNQIAQERIQALETELQAVSSSKLMLEKELQEVISLTSQELEEYREKVLELEDELQESRGFKRKIKRLEEINKKLALELEHERGKLTGLSQSNAALREHNNILETALAKREADLVQLNLQVQAVLKRKEEEDRQMQQLIQALQASLEKEKSKVKDLKKQEAAAKADAAHNRRHYKAAVLELTEIKKELHAKELLVQALQVEVDKLQVEDEKHSQEVSQFQQELAEARSQLQLLQKKLDDKLSEQPVVSQEVEDLKWEVEQKEREIETLKQQLDMSEQRSHKELEGIQVVLQNIKTELEMAREDLSVTQKDKFMLQAKVTELKNSMKSLLQQNQQLKLDLKHGKMKKRKELKGENNSSNPVTPVKIPDCPVPAALLEELLKPSTAVSKEPLKNLNSCLRQLKQEMDSLQRQMEEHTITVHESMSSWTQIEGQLMDLTSTSPATASDQQEIPIIDEKKQNCSVSDKEALAL from the exons ATGGACTCGTCATCTGTCCAGGAGGACGTTCACCTGGAGAACAGAAGCGGTAATGGGGCCCCTGGAAGCTCTGAAGAACTTCTAGATTGTAAAGCCAAGTCAGATTTGCCAGTAACAACAGATGAAATTAACG ctACCAGTATTAACATCAGCGAAGTGCCAAATGAAGAGGAAAGTCTGGAGATAAACAGCAAAGTGGACGCCTGCCAGAATGGGCCAGAGTCGCTTTTCCCTGACTCTCCTGTTTCTTTTGACCCCACCAGCAGTGCACAGGGTCAAGAGTCGTCCCCAGGTGTGACTGGTTTCCATGGCAGCCTAAGGAGGTCTCAGGGAACTAGTGCTGAGGGCATAGTTCTTAGAAAAGAAGCTTTGCAGTCTCTCAAACTAAGTCTTCCCATGCAAGAAACTGAATTGT GCTCAGTAGAGTCTTCACTCCCAttggagaaggaagaacaaaTAAGACTTCAAGCAAGACGATGGCTAGAGGAGCAGCTCAAACAATATAGAGTGAAGAGACATCAAGAAAGA TCTATTCAGTTTACATCCAAAAACCGGCCCTCCAGCACCCTAGATCCTGAGCTGATGTTAAATCCAGAAATCTTGCCAAGAGCTAGCACTGTAGCAATGACAAAAGAATACTCCTTTTTGCCGACCAGTGTCCCCAGGGGGCCAAAACTGGGTAGCCTGAGACTTCCAGCATCCTCAAAAGAAAGAAGTAGTTCAAAATGTAAGCCCAGTATGATCCGATCCTTGGCTGACTACAGAACTGAAGATTCAGGCTCTGGAAACGCTACTGGCAATCTTGTGGCTACTGATTTATCTGGTGGGATTCTGAAGCATAGCAGAAGCGGTCCAGCATCAGTTGTTTCTGAGATTAGTCTACCCTCTGACATGGATGATCGAATAGAGAATTCCTCTTTAGCAGGAGATAGTGTTTCAGAGCTTGATGGGAGTGAAGTGGGAATGAGGCTGGATGGAAATGAGAGTGACAGCTCTACCTACAGCAGCGTGTCAGGAAGAGGGCTGTATAACAGTTTACAGAATGCAGAAGGCAAACAGGGTATTCCGTATACAGTAAACGGTCAGAAGATACATCCTGATGCAATGGGGCAATTTCCTTCTATCAGTGAGGTGCTACAGGCTGCAGCAGTGGAGCATCAAGCCCATGAGCAAGAAGTTAATGGGGAAGTACGGAGTAGGAGAGACAGTATTTCTAGCAG tgtttctatGGAAAGCTCTGTCGCAGGAACTCATGACGAAATGTTGCAGGTTTTGAAGGAGAAGATGAGACTTGAAGGGCAGCTAGAAGCACTCTCACTAGAAGCTAATCAG GCTCTCAAAGAGAAGACTGAGCTACAAGCCCAACTCGCGGCTTTGAACATGAAGCTTCAGGCGCAGATGGAGCACAGCCAAAAcagccagcagaagcaggaatCTCTGAGCTCAGAAGTGGCCACATTAAAGCAGTCTTGCTGGGATCTGGAACGAGCAATGGCTGACCTGCAAAATACCTTGGAAGCAAAGAATGCTAGTTTGGCTTCTTCAAATAATGATTTGCAGTTAGCAGAGGAGCAGTACCAAAGACTCCTGCTGAAAGTTGAAGACATGCAAAAAAATGTTCTCACCAGAGACAGCACAG tTCATGATCTTCGACAGCAGTTGGCTTCCTTACAGAACCAGCTTCAGAAGGTGCAGTTGGAACGGACCACACTGACCAATAGGCTAAAGGcatctgaaacagaaatcacATCACTCCAAAATGTGCGGCAGTGGTACCAGCAGCAGCTTGTACTAGCACAGGAGGCCCGTGTCAGGCTGCAGAGTGAGATGGCCAATATACAG gCTGGGCAAATGACCCAAGCAGGTATGTTGGAGCATCTCAAACTAGAGAATGTGGCACTGTCTCAGCAGCTAACTGAAACCCAGCACAGATCCATTAAAGAAAAGGAACGTAttgcagcacagctgcaaaATATTGAG GCTGACATGTTAGATCAAGAAGCTGCCTTCATGCAGATCCAGGAGGCTAAAACTATGGTGGAAGAAGACTTGCAGAGAAAACTAGAGGAGTTTGAGGATGAGAAAGAACAGCTTCAGAAAATGGCTGATTCTGCAGCAACATTGGAGCAAGAATTGGAACAG GTCAAGTTGACTTTGCATCAGCGAGATCTGCAGCTTGAATCTTTACAGCAAGAACACCTAGACCTAATGAAGCAATTCACTCTGACCCAAGAAACATTGCACACCAAAGAGCAGTCCCTGGATGACCTGCAAACACAGTATGATGAACTTAAGGCCAAATTAGAAGAATTCCAAAGTGATGCCACTTCTAAAGATGACATGATCCAGTATTTGCAGAACGAGAAGATTGTCTTGGAAgtagctctgcaggcagcaaaagcaagcaaagagCAACTTGACGAAGGAGCAATGCGCCTTGGAGAAGATACAGAAGTAGCATCAGAAATCTTGGAACAACTGAGGCAAGAAATGGCAATCAAGTCAAGCCAG GTAGAAAATCTGCAACAAGAAAATGCCAACCTTaaaaaacagtttcaaaaaGTGAAGGAACAGTTCCTGCAGcagaag GTAATGGTGGAAGCTTATCGAAGAGATGCAAGTTCTAAGGACCAGCTGATTAGCGAACTGAAAGCTACAAAGAAGAGTCTGGACTCAGAAGTGAAAGAGTTAAAACGAGAGCTACTGAAAATTCAAGTTGAAAAACAGTCACTCGAATCTGAACATTCAAAACTACAGAAGGAAGTATCTCAGGTTCACCAACAGATGGTGGAAATAGAAAATCATCTTCAGTCAGTACAGAAAGAACGAGACGATATGGAAACACGCCTACAG TCTTTGCAGTTCGATAAGGAACAAATGACATCTCTTGCTGAGGCAAATCAGGCATTAAAACAACAAGTAGAACAAATGCAAGAAGAAGCAAAAAA GGCCATTActgagcagaaacagaaaatgaagcgTCTAGGGTCAGATCTGACGAGTGCTCAGAAagagatgaaagcaaaacataaagCCTATGAGAATGCAGTCAGCATTCTTAGTCGTCGTTTACAGGAATCTCTTGCTGCAAAGGAATCTGCTGAAGCAGAGTTGAGCAAACTAAAAGCACAAATCACTGATGGTGGAAACAACCAGATTGCTCAA GAAAGGATTCAAGCTCTGGAGACAGAATTGCAAGCTGTTAGCAGCAGTAAGTTGATGCTGGAAAAAGAGTTGCAAGAAGTGATTTCACTTACCAGCCAGGAGCTTGAAGAATACCGAGAGAAAGTGCTGGAACTTGAGGATGAG CTTCAGGAATCTAGAGGCTTCAAGAGGAAGATAAAACGtttagaagaaattaataaGAAGTTGGCCCTTGAACTGGAGCATGAACGTGGAAAACTTACTGGTCTTAGTCAGTCCAACGCCGCTTTGCGGGAGCACAACAATATCCTAGAAACAGCATTAGCAAAAAGAGAGGCAGACTTGGTACAACTGAATCTACAG GTTCAGGCAGTCCTAAAAcggaaagaggaagaggatcGGCAAATGCAACAACTTATTCAAGCTTTACAGGCTTccttagagaaagaaaagtcaaaagTTAAAGACCTTAAGAAGCAG gaagcagcagccaaagCGGATGCAGCACATAACCGCCGTCATTATAAAGCTGCTGTGCTTGAGCTCACTGAAATCAAGAAAGAGCTACATGCCAAAGAACTGCTTGTCCAAGCCCTTCAGGTTGAAGTGGACAAACTGCA AGTAGAGGATGAAAAACATTCCCAGGAGGTATCACAGTTTCAGCAAGAGCTGGCAGAAGCCAGGTCTCAGCTCcaacttctgcagaaaaagctgGATGACAAGCTTAGTGAACAGCCTGTAGTAAGCCAAGAG GTGGAAGACCTCAAGTGGGAAgtagaacaaaaagaaagagaaattgaaaCACTTAAGCAGCAGTTGGATATGAGTGAACAGCGCAGCCACAAGGAGTTAGAAGGGATACAAGTTGTCTTGCAG AATATCAAGACTGAATTGGAAATGGCGAGGGAAGACCTGTCAGTGACTCAGAAGGATAAGTTTATGCTGCAGGCTAAAGTGACTGAACTGAAGAACAGCATGAAGTCGCTACTGCAGCAGAACCAGCAACTGAAGTTGGACCTGAAGCATGGCAAGATGAAGAAG AGGAAGGAACTGAAAGGAGAGAATAACTCTTCAAATCCTGTGACTCCCGTCAAGATTCCTGATTGTCCAGTGCCTGCTGCCTTGCTGGAAGAACTGTTGAAACCATCGACAGCTGTGAGCAAGGAGCctttaaaaaatctgaacagcTGTCTCCGGCAATTAAA GCAAGAAATGGACAGCCTTCAGCGTCAGATGGAAGAACACACCATTACAGTACATGAATCAATGTCTTCGTGGACTCAGATTGAGGGGCAGCTAATGGACCTTACTTCTACCAGTCCTGCAACTGCATCAGACCAGCAGGAGATTCCTATTAtagatgaaaagaaacagaattgtAGTGTTAGTGACAAGGAAGCTTTGGCACTATAA